A genomic region of Ewingella sp. CoE-038-23 contains the following coding sequences:
- a CDS encoding cytochrome ubiquinol oxidase subunit I, with product MLGLDALELARIQFAFTVSFHIIFPAITIGLASFLAVLEGLWLKTKKEEYRDLYHFWSKIFAVNFGMGVVSGLVMAYQFGTNWSFFSSFAGSITGPLLTYEVLTAFFLEAGFLGVMLFGWNRVGPGLHFFATCMVALGTLMSTFWILASNSWMQTPQGFEIVNNQVVPVDWLKVIFNPSFPYRLLHMTTAAFLSSAFFVGASAAWHLLRGRDTPAMRTMLSMAMWMALIVAPIQAFLGDAHGLNTLKYQPAKIAAIEGHWENKDSKPSPLVLIGYPDMNREETRYAIEIPWLGSLILTHSLDKQIPALKSFAKEDRPNSSIIFFSFRIMVGLGLLMILAGVWSLWLRKRGTLYSSRAFLRFALWMGPSGLLALLAGWFTTEIGRQPWVVYGLLRTKDAVSGHGAMQMSISLLLFILIYCSVFGVGYAYMMRLIRKGPVAHEGAETTHGGPGQHRTPARPLSAAQESNDDQNKGNHHGY from the coding sequence ATGCTTGGTCTAGACGCGCTAGAACTGGCCCGTATCCAGTTTGCTTTCACCGTATCGTTTCATATCATTTTCCCCGCTATCACCATCGGTCTGGCCAGCTTCTTGGCCGTGCTCGAAGGGCTGTGGCTCAAAACTAAGAAAGAGGAATATCGCGACCTGTATCACTTCTGGTCGAAAATTTTCGCCGTGAATTTTGGCATGGGCGTGGTGTCCGGGCTGGTCATGGCGTACCAATTTGGCACCAACTGGAGCTTCTTCTCCTCCTTCGCGGGCAGCATCACCGGCCCGTTATTGACCTACGAAGTGCTCACCGCCTTTTTCCTCGAGGCTGGCTTCCTCGGCGTGATGCTGTTCGGCTGGAACCGCGTTGGCCCCGGCCTGCACTTCTTTGCGACCTGCATGGTGGCGCTCGGCACCCTGATGTCCACCTTCTGGATCCTGGCATCCAACAGTTGGATGCAGACGCCGCAGGGCTTTGAAATCGTCAACAATCAGGTGGTACCGGTGGATTGGCTGAAAGTCATTTTCAACCCCTCCTTCCCGTACCGGCTGCTGCACATGACCACCGCCGCCTTCCTCTCCTCCGCCTTCTTTGTCGGCGCCTCTGCGGCCTGGCACCTGCTGCGCGGGCGCGATACCCCGGCGATGCGCACCATGTTGTCGATGGCGATGTGGATGGCCCTGATCGTGGCACCGATTCAAGCTTTCCTCGGCGATGCCCACGGCCTGAACACCCTCAAGTATCAGCCCGCGAAAATTGCCGCGATTGAAGGCCATTGGGAGAATAAAGACAGCAAGCCGTCGCCGCTGGTGCTGATTGGCTATCCCGACATGAACCGCGAAGAGACGCGCTACGCCATTGAGATCCCGTGGCTCGGCAGTCTGATTCTGACCCACAGTCTGGATAAGCAGATCCCGGCGCTCAAATCCTTCGCCAAAGAGGACCGGCCAAATTCCAGCATCATCTTCTTCTCCTTCCGCATCATGGTTGGGCTAGGCCTGCTGATGATTTTGGCGGGCGTCTGGAGCCTGTGGCTGCGCAAGCGCGGCACCTTGTATAGCTCGCGCGCCTTCCTGCGCTTTGCTTTGTGGATGGGGCCTTCCGGCCTGTTGGCGCTGCTTGCCGGTTGGTTCACGACGGAAATTGGCCGCCAGCCTTGGGTGGTGTATGGCCTGCTGCGCACCAAAGATGCGGTATCCGGCCACGGCGCAATGCAGATGAGCATCAGCCTGCTGCTGTTTATTCTGATTTATTGCTCGGTGTTTGGGGTGGGCTACGCCTACATGATGCGCCTGATCCGCAAAGGTCCTGTGGCTCATGAAGGTGCTGAAACCACCCACGGCGGGCCAGGCCAGCATCGCACTCCGGCAAGGCCGCTGTCTGCTGCACAGGAATCTAACGACGACCAGAATAAGGGTAACCACCATGGGTATTGA
- a CDS encoding helix-turn-helix domain-containing protein, whose amino-acid sequence MTTNKKTQDIAPPRNTSQVTAGSHRFQNWHPADIIAELHKRGTTLAALSRQSGLCSSTLSNALCRRWPRGEMLIANALGMTPAEIWPTRYFHPDGTLIVKNRKKAK is encoded by the coding sequence ATGACGACCAATAAAAAAACTCAAGATATCGCTCCACCTCGCAATACATCTCAGGTAACAGCGGGTTCCCATCGTTTTCAGAATTGGCATCCGGCAGATATCATTGCCGAGCTGCACAAACGAGGGACTACTCTGGCTGCCCTATCCCGCCAATCCGGCCTCTGCTCTTCAACCCTGTCAAACGCGCTTTGCCGCCGCTGGCCTCGGGGAGAGATGCTGATCGCCAATGCGCTGGGTATGACGCCAGCTGAAATTTGGCCAACGCGCTATTTCCACCCCGATGGCACGCTGATTGTCAAAAATCGGAAAAAAGCCAAATAA
- a CDS encoding DHA2 family efflux MFS transporter permease subunit, producing the protein MSEATAPSSAAPAIAPSDLPTARKFLIFSVMAFGMFLALIDIQIVAASLNDVQAGLSAGPDEISWVQTSYLIAELVMIPFSAFLTQALSTRWLFSASAALFTLSSIGCGLAWNIESMIFFRALQGFTGGAMVPTVFSTGFALFKGKQQALIPAILGMVSVLAPTLGPTVGGVVTEWLDWRWIFFINIVPGVLVAIGAVMFIHVDQADFPMLKRIDWVHLFSMAIALGCLEYVLEEGPRQNWFSDPDIQISAWFSLVAFVLFLERSFYSKNPIVRLTPFRDPTFTFACVFNLVIGFGLYASTYLTPVFLGRIRDFNSLQIGTTVFVVGIGQFFSTILAARLIGKVDRRILITAGLLGFSTSMWLTTQVTPQWGADQFLWPQIIRGLFIMLCIVPSVNMALTAFQGPELRYASGLFNLMRNLGGAIGIATVNTWLQDWTREHTAHFGDVLGRYGQEAQTVIGGLATRIGQLTPDSAHALLMAKNLFGIKVANEAFTLAFNDVFMLMAWMFLAALLMVPFCRK; encoded by the coding sequence ATGTCAGAAGCGACCGCTCCCTCTTCTGCCGCCCCGGCGATCGCCCCCAGCGACCTGCCCACTGCGCGCAAATTTTTAATCTTCAGCGTCATGGCTTTCGGCATGTTTTTGGCTCTGATCGACATTCAGATCGTCGCCGCCTCGCTCAATGACGTGCAGGCCGGACTCTCCGCCGGCCCGGATGAAATCAGCTGGGTGCAGACCTCTTACCTGATTGCCGAACTGGTAATGATCCCCTTCTCGGCCTTTTTGACTCAGGCGCTCTCCACTCGCTGGCTCTTTAGCGCCTCGGCGGCGCTGTTTACCCTCAGCAGCATTGGCTGCGGGCTGGCGTGGAATATCGAGTCGATGATCTTCTTCCGCGCGCTGCAAGGCTTTACCGGGGGGGCGATGGTGCCGACGGTGTTCTCTACCGGCTTTGCGCTGTTCAAAGGCAAGCAGCAGGCGCTGATCCCGGCGATTTTGGGCATGGTCAGCGTGCTGGCCCCGACTCTCGGCCCGACCGTCGGCGGCGTAGTCACCGAATGGCTCGACTGGCGCTGGATATTCTTCATCAATATTGTGCCGGGGGTGCTGGTGGCCATTGGCGCGGTGATGTTCATTCATGTCGACCAAGCCGATTTCCCGATGCTCAAACGCATCGACTGGGTGCATCTGTTCTCAATGGCAATTGCGCTGGGCTGTCTGGAGTACGTGCTGGAAGAGGGGCCGCGCCAGAACTGGTTTAGCGACCCGGACATTCAGATCTCAGCCTGGTTTTCACTGGTGGCGTTTGTGCTGTTTTTGGAGCGTTCTTTCTATTCGAAAAACCCGATTGTGCGCCTGACGCCCTTCCGCGACCCGACCTTTACCTTTGCCTGCGTATTTAATCTGGTGATTGGTTTTGGGTTATACGCCTCGACCTACCTGACGCCAGTTTTTCTTGGACGCATTCGTGATTTCAACAGCTTACAGATTGGTACCACCGTGTTTGTGGTGGGGATTGGGCAGTTCTTCAGCACCATTTTGGCCGCCAGACTGATTGGCAAAGTGGATCGCCGTATTCTGATCACCGCCGGGCTGTTGGGGTTCTCCACCAGTATGTGGCTGACTACCCAAGTCACGCCACAATGGGGTGCAGACCAGTTCTTATGGCCGCAAATCATTCGCGGACTGTTTATCATGCTGTGCATTGTGCCAAGTGTGAATATGGCGCTCACCGCCTTTCAGGGACCGGAGCTGCGCTACGCGTCGGGCTTATTCAATCTGATGCGCAATCTTGGCGGCGCTATTGGTATCGCCACGGTGAACACCTGGTTGCAGGACTGGACTCGCGAACACACCGCGCACTTTGGCGACGTATTAGGCCGTTACGGGCAAGAGGCGCAGACGGTGATCGGCGGCCTGGCGACGCGCATTGGGCAACTGACGCCGGATTCGGCTCATGCCTTGCTGATGGCGAAAAACCTGTTTGGCATCAAGGTCGCCAATGAAGCCTTCACGCTGGCTTTCAATGATGTCTTTATGCTGATGGCGTGGATGTTTTTGGCGGCTTTATTGATGGTGCCGTTTTGTCGGAAATAA
- a CDS encoding TetR/AcrR family transcriptional regulator: protein MRYESEHKAKIREQILKEAAKAIRINGPEKVSVAGVMSQAGLTHGGFYAHFASKEALIEAAIGQMFDQSMARWDRDNQDLAPREQLAGYIDFYLSPWHRDNPSQGCPVAVLLTEAPRMTPPCRTAFSQGIGRLRGMVVGQLRDIGVEEPEAAAVALSAELMGTLSLARCEPDIAKSDALLAAAKKRIMARLSLINH, encoded by the coding sequence ATGCGTTACGAAAGTGAACATAAGGCGAAAATTCGCGAGCAGATCCTCAAAGAGGCGGCTAAGGCAATTCGCATTAATGGTCCGGAAAAGGTCAGCGTAGCCGGAGTAATGAGCCAGGCTGGGTTAACCCATGGCGGATTTTATGCTCACTTCGCTTCGAAAGAGGCTCTGATTGAGGCCGCCATCGGCCAAATGTTTGACCAAAGCATGGCGCGCTGGGATAGAGACAACCAAGATCTGGCCCCGCGCGAACAGTTGGCGGGATATATCGACTTCTACTTATCGCCGTGGCATCGGGACAACCCGTCGCAGGGCTGCCCGGTGGCGGTACTGCTGACCGAAGCCCCGCGCATGACGCCGCCGTGCCGCACCGCCTTCTCCCAAGGTATCGGCAGGCTGCGTGGCATGGTAGTCGGTCAGTTGCGAGATATTGGCGTGGAGGAGCCTGAAGCGGCGGCAGTGGCGCTGAGCGCCGAGCTGATGGGCACGCTGTCATTGGCGCGCTGTGAGCCGGACATTGCCAAGTCGGATGCCCTCTTAGCCGCTGCCAAAAAACGCATCATGGCCCGGCTGTCGCTTATTAATCACTGA
- a CDS encoding TonB-dependent siderophore receptor, with product MLLAFPLKRSVLLCAVALTLPAASFAEDTVVVTAAPPQTADTPTQGYNAKTSRTATKTDQPIITTGQAVSVVTRQQMDDQNATTVNAALNYTPGVFTNFAGGATRYDTISLRGFHGGDVNNTFLDGLRILSDGGSYNSIQVDPWFLERIDVLKGPSSALYGQSIPGGIVMETSKRPQFTEEGHFRLSGGTQNTKGGAFDYTNAINDQWAFRLTGMTRSSDTQYDHQREERYAISPQLMWQPDENTSLLLRAYLQKDPSGGYHAAVPADGSLYGDRLSRGFFDGESSLNQFKRWEQIYSYEFRHAFNDVWSFRQNTSYTHSNTELDQVYQAGWNADRTLMNRYYSGETSSLDSVAVDNQLEADFATGELEHKVVVGFDYSYFMNDLKSLGATASQLNPYTGYTGGPNLAFYSDKTGKNRYEQNGTYIQDDMAWNQWHLTLSGRYDRLKTKTAAVDTIGLTDVTTERTDSHFNSRASLLYAFENGISPYVSYSQAMTPSALPGPNNTLLKPMQSEQYEAGIKYQPVGTSDMYTAAIYDLTQDDVGNRVVVGSYYEPAGKIRSQGLELEAKKQVTDRFNVMAGYTYNKVRFDDSTTNDGNTPYVTPKQMASIWGQYNTPVGVDLGAGVRYIGTQWADNENTVHMPSATLVDASVRMNLAQFNPQLKGAYVQLNANNLFDKKYVAACYGTSYCYWGQERTVVATVGYDF from the coding sequence ATGTTGTTGGCCTTCCCTCTAAAACGCTCGGTGCTATTGTGCGCCGTGGCGCTGACGCTACCTGCTGCCTCGTTCGCTGAAGACACCGTTGTCGTGACCGCAGCTCCGCCACAAACTGCCGATACCCCGACTCAGGGTTACAACGCGAAAACCAGTCGTACAGCAACCAAAACCGATCAGCCGATCATCACCACCGGTCAGGCTGTGTCAGTAGTGACTCGTCAGCAGATGGACGACCAGAACGCCACCACCGTTAACGCCGCGCTGAACTATACGCCGGGCGTGTTCACCAACTTCGCCGGTGGCGCAACGCGTTACGACACCATTTCTCTGCGCGGTTTCCACGGCGGTGACGTCAACAACACCTTCCTCGACGGCCTGCGTATTCTGAGCGACGGCGGCAGCTACAACTCCATTCAGGTTGACCCTTGGTTCCTCGAGCGCATCGACGTGCTGAAAGGGCCATCTTCTGCTCTCTACGGTCAGAGCATTCCGGGCGGCATCGTGATGGAAACCTCCAAGCGCCCGCAATTCACTGAAGAAGGCCACTTCCGCCTGTCAGGCGGCACGCAAAACACCAAGGGCGGCGCGTTCGATTACACCAACGCCATTAATGATCAGTGGGCTTTCCGCCTGACCGGCATGACCCGCAGCAGCGATACTCAGTACGACCACCAGCGTGAAGAGCGTTATGCGATCTCTCCACAGCTGATGTGGCAACCGGATGAAAACACCTCCCTGTTACTGCGCGCTTATCTGCAAAAAGATCCGTCCGGTGGCTATCACGCCGCCGTGCCAGCCGACGGCAGCCTGTACGGCGATCGCCTGAGCCGTGGCTTCTTCGACGGCGAATCTTCGCTGAACCAGTTCAAACGCTGGGAGCAGATTTACAGCTACGAATTCCGCCACGCGTTTAACGACGTATGGTCTTTCCGCCAAAACACCAGCTACACCCACTCCAACACCGAGTTGGATCAGGTTTATCAGGCTGGCTGGAATGCCGATCGCACCTTGATGAATCGCTATTACAGTGGCGAAACCTCCTCCCTGGACAGCGTGGCCGTGGATAACCAGTTGGAAGCGGACTTCGCGACCGGCGAGCTGGAACATAAAGTGGTAGTTGGTTTCGACTACTCCTACTTTATGAATGACCTGAAATCTCTGGGCGCAACGGCCAGCCAATTGAACCCGTACACCGGCTACACCGGTGGTCCAAATCTGGCGTTCTACAGTGATAAAACCGGCAAAAACCGTTATGAGCAGAATGGCACTTACATTCAGGATGATATGGCGTGGAACCAGTGGCACCTGACCCTGTCCGGCCGCTATGACCGTCTGAAAACTAAAACGGCCGCCGTGGACACCATCGGCCTGACCGACGTGACCACTGAGCGTACTGACAGCCACTTCAACAGCCGCGCTTCCCTGCTTTACGCGTTTGAAAATGGCATCTCTCCATACGTCAGCTACAGTCAGGCGATGACCCCTTCTGCTCTGCCGGGTCCAAACAACACCCTGCTGAAACCGATGCAGAGTGAGCAATACGAAGCCGGTATCAAGTACCAGCCGGTCGGCACTTCCGACATGTATACCGCGGCGATTTATGATCTGACGCAGGACGACGTGGGCAACCGCGTGGTGGTCGGCAGCTACTATGAGCCAGCGGGTAAAATCCGTTCACAGGGCCTTGAGCTGGAAGCGAAGAAGCAAGTTACCGATCGCTTTAACGTGATGGCAGGTTACACCTACAACAAAGTGCGCTTTGACGATTCAACCACTAACGACGGCAACACCCCTTACGTGACGCCAAAACAGATGGCTTCTATCTGGGGCCAGTACAATACGCCGGTCGGTGTTGATCTGGGCGCGGGCGTGCGTTACATCGGCACTCAGTGGGCGGATAACGAAAACACCGTGCACATGCCGTCTGCCACGCTGGTTGATGCTTCCGTTCGTATGAACCTGGCGCAGTTCAACCCGCAGCTGAAAGGCGCGTACGTGCAGTTGAATGCTAACAACCTGTTCGACAAGAAATATGTCGCGGCCTGTTACGGCACCAGCTACTGCTATTGGGGTCAGGAGCGCACCGTGGTCGCTACCGTGGGTTACGACTTCTAA
- a CDS encoding HlyD family secretion protein — protein sequence MSEATVNGASDIQGKEKSRRSPRIWVVSGIALAVALGGAAWLLAAPSSESTDDAYVSADATTVAPRVKGFISNVLVKHNQWVKAGQPLVVIDSEEFNARVAAAEGDVADARAQVEAQQAALVSQQAQEQLAQTQIQAARTAIRSSLAEQQHAQDEQRRYQSLVNSGATSRNDAERFKTTAVTAEQNAAHASAMLDVAQNQAQVTHAQRAEIQASLALAQAALQKAQAALDLAQQDQRHTTITAAIDGVVGNRQVQIGDYVTPGQRLMTLVPLNDLYVVANFKETQTAHIQPGQKVSVSVDALPDVKLHGVVDSLAPGSGSTFALLPFEPGTGNFTKIVQRVPVRIHLDSDQQGLAALRPGLSVDAKVSLHE from the coding sequence ATGAGTGAAGCAACAGTTAACGGGGCGTCGGACATTCAGGGGAAAGAGAAATCGCGCCGTTCGCCGCGCATTTGGGTGGTGAGCGGTATTGCGCTGGCGGTGGCATTGGGCGGTGCTGCGTGGCTACTGGCCGCGCCGTCGTCAGAATCAACCGACGACGCTTACGTCAGTGCTGACGCCACCACCGTCGCGCCGAGGGTCAAAGGCTTTATCTCCAACGTGCTGGTGAAACATAACCAGTGGGTGAAGGCGGGGCAGCCGCTGGTGGTGATCGACAGTGAAGAGTTCAACGCGCGCGTCGCGGCGGCGGAGGGTGACGTGGCCGATGCCAGGGCGCAGGTTGAGGCCCAACAGGCCGCGCTGGTCAGCCAGCAGGCGCAGGAGCAGCTGGCGCAAACGCAAATTCAGGCCGCGCGCACCGCCATCCGTTCTTCCCTCGCCGAGCAGCAACACGCTCAAGACGAGCAGCGGCGTTATCAGTCGCTGGTCAACAGCGGCGCGACTTCACGCAATGACGCCGAACGCTTCAAAACCACCGCCGTGACCGCCGAGCAGAATGCCGCCCATGCCAGCGCGATGCTGGACGTGGCGCAGAATCAGGCGCAGGTGACTCATGCCCAGCGTGCTGAGATCCAGGCATCGCTGGCACTGGCGCAGGCCGCGTTGCAGAAGGCGCAGGCGGCATTAGATTTAGCCCAGCAGGATCAGCGCCATACCACCATCACGGCGGCGATTGACGGCGTGGTCGGCAACCGACAGGTGCAAATTGGTGACTACGTGACGCCGGGACAGCGCCTGATGACGCTGGTGCCGCTCAATGATCTGTACGTGGTGGCGAACTTTAAAGAGACGCAAACCGCGCATATTCAGCCGGGGCAGAAAGTATCCGTTAGCGTCGATGCGCTGCCCGATGTGAAATTACACGGCGTGGTGGACAGTCTGGCGCCGGGGTCGGGTTCCACCTTCGCGCTGTTGCCATTTGAGCCGGGCACGGGGAACTTCACCAAAATCGTTCAGCGCGTGCCGGTGCGCATTCATCTCGATAGTGATCAGCAGGGGCTGGCTGCGCTGCGACCGGGCTTGTCCGTTGATGCCAAGGTTAGCCTGCATGAGTGA
- the phoA gene encoding alkaline phosphatase produces MHLPLSFVARSVVTALLLTSASSAIADDALTSRAAKGDITEQGGARRLTGDQTEALKASLTNKTVKNVILLIGDGMGDSEITSARNYAEGAGGYFKGIDALPLTGQYTHYSLDKKSHKPDYVTDSAASATAWSSGVKTYNGALGVDVNGKDHVTILELAKAAGKATGNVSTAELQDATPAAQISHVTSRKCYGPEETSEKCPTNALENGGKGSITEQLIKARADVTLGGGAKSFNQLAKSGDFAGKSLKDQATAQGYQWVENADELTKITLADQQKPLLGLFSPGNMPVRWNGPKASYHGNIDKPAVTCEANPQRTSDIPTLAAMTEKAIDLLKTQEKGFFLQVEGASIDKQDHAANPCGQFGETVDLDEAVQKALEFARKDGNTLVIVTADHAHSSQIVEKDAKAPGLTQTLTTKDGAPMTISYGNSEEDSQGHTGTQLRVAAYGPFAANVVGLTDQTDLFFTMKEAMAIK; encoded by the coding sequence ATGCACCTGCCTCTCTCTTTTGTTGCTCGTTCTGTGGTTACCGCCCTGCTTCTGACTTCTGCCAGCAGCGCGATTGCCGATGACGCCCTAACCTCCCGCGCCGCCAAAGGCGACATCACCGAACAAGGCGGCGCGCGCCGTTTGACCGGCGATCAGACCGAAGCCCTGAAAGCGTCATTGACCAATAAGACGGTAAAAAACGTCATCCTGCTGATTGGCGATGGTATGGGCGATTCAGAAATCACCTCGGCGCGTAACTATGCCGAAGGCGCGGGCGGCTACTTTAAGGGCATCGATGCCCTGCCGTTAACGGGCCAATACACTCACTACTCTTTGGATAAGAAAAGCCATAAGCCGGACTACGTGACTGACTCGGCGGCCTCTGCCACGGCATGGTCTAGCGGCGTGAAAACCTATAACGGCGCGCTGGGTGTGGATGTCAACGGCAAAGACCACGTCACCATTCTGGAACTGGCGAAAGCCGCGGGTAAAGCCACCGGCAACGTCTCCACAGCCGAATTGCAAGATGCGACGCCTGCCGCGCAGATCTCTCACGTGACCTCCCGTAAGTGCTACGGCCCGGAAGAAACCAGTGAGAAATGCCCGACCAATGCGCTGGAAAACGGCGGCAAAGGTTCAATCACCGAGCAGTTGATCAAAGCACGGGCTGACGTGACCCTGGGCGGCGGCGCGAAATCATTCAATCAGTTAGCCAAAAGCGGTGATTTCGCGGGGAAATCCCTGAAGGATCAGGCGACCGCACAGGGCTATCAGTGGGTGGAAAACGCCGATGAACTGACAAAAATCACCCTCGCCGACCAGCAAAAACCGCTGCTAGGCCTGTTCTCGCCGGGCAATATGCCCGTGCGCTGGAATGGTCCGAAAGCCAGCTATCACGGCAATATCGACAAGCCGGCCGTCACCTGCGAAGCCAATCCACAGCGCACCAGCGACATTCCAACGCTTGCCGCAATGACCGAGAAAGCCATCGATCTGCTGAAAACGCAGGAGAAAGGCTTCTTCCTGCAAGTTGAAGGGGCGTCCATCGATAAACAAGACCACGCGGCAAACCCGTGCGGCCAGTTTGGCGAAACCGTTGATTTGGACGAAGCCGTGCAGAAAGCGCTGGAATTTGCTCGTAAAGACGGCAATACGCTGGTTATTGTGACCGCCGACCACGCGCACTCCAGCCAGATTGTGGAGAAAGATGCCAAAGCGCCGGGGCTGACGCAGACCCTGACCACCAAAGACGGTGCGCCAATGACCATCAGCTACGGCAACTCGGAAGAGGATTCGCAAGGCCATACCGGCACTCAGCTGCGCGTCGCGGCCTACGGCCCGTTTGCGGCCAACGTGGTGGGACTGACGGATCAAACTGACCTGTTCTTCACCATGAAAGAGGCCATGGCGATTAAATAA
- a CDS encoding LysR substrate-binding domain-containing protein: MNPDIQKDDFKKDDLKRDKSFDYNLLTTFHAIYSQKSVTKASVLLNISPSAVSQSLNKLRGYFSDPLFVREGSNLSATVTAVNLFSATQESFETLTRNVSVYMNSTARNRLIVSCPPYISMRVLPVLMELVKEIMPNTKVVHADNGSSVMLSSEALQYRKADLVFDCDPHYSSSSVTYPILNEQLTFICRKEHPRLRHSINKEQAALEQFSIFESDGPAIKLAQQSINENIGERVFSFRSSSLFSILSVVENSDTIAIVPTWLFIKVEHAFNIKSLSTEFPLSPISIYMVHNKTSLQNKALGIIVEKINHHFSA, encoded by the coding sequence GTGAACCCTGACATACAAAAAGATGATTTTAAGAAAGATGACTTAAAGAGGGATAAAAGCTTTGACTACAACCTTCTTACCACTTTTCACGCGATCTACTCGCAGAAAAGCGTCACTAAAGCCTCAGTATTGTTGAATATCAGCCCTTCTGCTGTCAGCCAGTCATTAAATAAGTTGCGCGGTTACTTTTCAGACCCCCTCTTTGTCCGTGAAGGGAGTAACCTTTCAGCAACCGTCACGGCGGTGAATCTGTTTTCGGCCACACAGGAAAGTTTTGAGACATTAACCAGAAATGTCTCGGTTTATATGAACTCCACGGCGCGAAATAGATTAATTGTTAGCTGCCCGCCTTATATCTCAATGCGCGTACTTCCCGTATTGATGGAATTGGTCAAAGAAATCATGCCCAATACCAAAGTGGTTCATGCCGATAATGGCAGTTCGGTCATGCTCTCAAGCGAAGCATTGCAATATCGTAAAGCAGACTTAGTCTTTGACTGCGACCCTCATTACAGTTCTTCTTCTGTCACCTACCCTATTTTAAATGAACAACTAACATTTATTTGCCGCAAAGAACATCCAAGATTACGTCATTCAATCAACAAAGAGCAGGCGGCATTAGAGCAATTTTCTATTTTTGAATCGGACGGCCCGGCGATCAAACTTGCTCAGCAAAGTATCAATGAAAATATTGGCGAAAGAGTCTTTTCTTTCCGCAGCAGTTCACTCTTTTCAATTCTATCCGTCGTTGAAAACTCGGACACCATTGCTATTGTGCCAACCTGGCTTTTCATAAAAGTCGAACATGCGTTTAATATAAAAAGCTTGAGCACTGAATTTCCTTTATCGCCCATCAGTATCTATATGGTGCACAATAAAACCTCATTGCAAAATAAAGCTTTAGGTATCATCGTGGAAAAAATCAATCATCATTTTAGCGCGTAG
- a CDS encoding L,D-transpeptidase family protein: protein MKMSIRAILTMVLAVAAYSQSASAVVYPLPANGGRLVGENITVTVPENSKLPLESFAAQYQMGLSNMLEANPGVDPFLPTPGTVLTIPQQLILPDTPHEGIVVNSAEMRLYYYPKGSNTVVVLPIGIGELGKDTPLNWTTTIQRKKAGPTWTPTAKMHEEYASRGEYLPAVFPAGPDNPMGLYALYVGRLYAIHGTNANFGIGLRVSHGCVRLRDADIKWLFDNVPQDTRVQFINEPLKATVEPNGKRYIEIHNPLSANQEEFDSQEPLPVSLTGKVGAVAMDPSVNQNIVQRAIELRSGMPTQVN, encoded by the coding sequence ATGAAAATGAGCATTCGCGCTATCCTTACTATGGTTTTGGCAGTTGCTGCGTACAGCCAGTCAGCTTCGGCCGTGGTGTACCCTCTTCCTGCCAATGGCGGGCGGTTAGTCGGGGAAAACATCACCGTTACCGTTCCAGAAAACAGCAAATTACCTCTTGAGAGTTTTGCCGCACAGTATCAAATGGGCCTGAGCAACATGCTCGAAGCCAACCCGGGCGTGGACCCGTTCCTGCCTACGCCGGGCACCGTGTTGACTATTCCTCAGCAGCTGATCCTGCCAGATACCCCGCATGAAGGTATCGTAGTAAACAGTGCTGAAATGCGTCTTTACTACTATCCGAAGGGCAGCAACACCGTGGTGGTATTGCCAATCGGTATCGGTGAATTAGGCAAAGATACCCCACTGAACTGGACAACCACCATCCAGCGTAAGAAAGCCGGTCCAACCTGGACACCAACGGCGAAAATGCACGAAGAGTACGCGTCTCGCGGCGAATATCTGCCAGCCGTATTCCCAGCAGGTCCGGACAACCCAATGGGTCTGTACGCGCTGTACGTTGGCCGCCTGTATGCGATTCACGGGACTAATGCCAACTTTGGTATCGGCCTGCGCGTGAGCCACGGCTGTGTTCGTCTGCGCGATGCTGACATCAAATGGCTGTTCGACAATGTGCCGCAGGACACTCGCGTTCAGTTCATCAATGAGCCGTTGAAAGCCACTGTTGAACCAAACGGTAAGCGTTACATTGAGATCCACAACCCGCTGTCTGCTAACCAGGAAGAGTTTGACTCGCAAGAGCCACTGCCTGTTTCTCTGACTGGCAAAGTGGGCGCCGTTGCCATGGACCCAAGCGTTAACCAGAACATCGTACAACGCGCTATCGAGCTGCGTTCCGGTATGCCAACTCAGGTTAACTAA